A part of Calditerricola satsumensis genomic DNA contains:
- a CDS encoding stage V sporulation protein AE — protein sequence MRRRVVLITDGDEVARRTVAFVAACLGARFLARSAGNPTPLTGWQLVDAILQTPVDPVLVLFDDCGDAQAGRGEQALALVANHSAIDVLGALAVASNTCRTASVYVDCSVDYAGRVVPCGVDKDGVPHEDGDARVFGDTVGILGQLDVPLVVGIGDIGKMNGHDDVRRGAPVTRKAVELILTRRGHHGGS from the coding sequence GTGCGTCGGCGCGTGGTGCTGATCACCGACGGCGACGAGGTGGCGCGGCGCACCGTGGCCTTCGTCGCCGCTTGTTTGGGGGCGCGCTTCCTCGCCCGCTCGGCGGGCAACCCGACGCCGCTGACCGGATGGCAGCTGGTCGACGCCATTCTCCAAACCCCGGTGGATCCGGTCCTTGTCCTGTTTGATGACTGCGGGGACGCGCAAGCCGGGCGAGGGGAACAGGCCCTGGCCCTAGTGGCCAACCATTCCGCGATCGACGTGCTCGGCGCGCTGGCCGTCGCGTCCAACACGTGCCGTACGGCGAGCGTGTATGTGGACTGCTCGGTGGATTATGCGGGGCGCGTCGTTCCGTGTGGCGTGGACAAGGACGGCGTGCCCCATGAAGACGGGGATGCGCGCGTGTTCGGCGACACCGTGGGCATTCTCGGCCAGCTGGATGTGCCGCTTGTTGTCGGCATCGGCGACATCGGCAAGATGAACGGGCACGACGACGTGCGGCGCGGCGCGCCGGTCACGCGCAAAGCGGTCGAGCTGATCTTGACGCGGAGGGGTCACCATGGCGGATCATGA
- a CDS encoding stage V sporulation protein AB, giving the protein MIADLFLIVIGLGGGIAVGSGMAALFTVLDIIPRLAQLSRTQNYVPWFEGAIVAGALFWTWADFAGVVLRLPEWAVGVHGFFAGCFVGLLAAALTEVLNVLPILAKRVLMVERIVVLLMAMVLGKVFGSLFQWLVFEK; this is encoded by the coding sequence ATGATCGCCGACCTGTTCCTGATCGTGATCGGGCTGGGTGGGGGCATCGCCGTGGGGAGCGGCATGGCCGCTCTTTTTACGGTGCTGGACATCATTCCGCGCCTGGCGCAACTCAGCCGCACCCAGAACTATGTCCCTTGGTTTGAGGGCGCCATCGTTGCCGGGGCCCTGTTCTGGACGTGGGCGGACTTTGCCGGTGTTGTGCTACGCCTTCCAGAGTGGGCAGTCGGGGTGCACGGCTTTTTTGCCGGCTGTTTTGTTGGGCTTCTGGCCGCCGCACTGACGGAGGTGCTCAACGTGTTGCCCATTCTGGCCAAGCGCGTGTTGATGGTGGAACGCATTGTCGTGCTGCTCATGGCCATGGTGTTGGGAAAAGTGTTCGGCTCTCTGTTCCAATGGTTGGTGTTTGAGAAATAA
- the spoVAC gene encoding stage V sporulation protein AC encodes MRIEQYKKRVKEVKPKPPVVRNAVKAFLVGGLICAIGQGIQNFYMYFFDFNEKTAGNPTVATLIFLSALLTGLGIYDKIGQFAGAGSAVPVTGFANSIASAAIEHRAEGYVLGVGGNMFKLAGSVIVFGVVAAFVVGLVRTLLGLEG; translated from the coding sequence ATGCGCATTGAACAGTACAAAAAACGGGTGAAGGAAGTGAAACCCAAGCCGCCCGTCGTGCGCAATGCCGTCAAGGCGTTTCTCGTCGGAGGGCTGATCTGCGCCATCGGGCAAGGGATCCAAAACTTCTACATGTACTTCTTTGATTTTAACGAGAAGACGGCGGGAAACCCGACGGTGGCCACGCTCATCTTTCTCTCGGCCCTGCTCACGGGTCTCGGGATCTACGACAAGATCGGGCAGTTTGCCGGGGCGGGTTCGGCCGTGCCGGTGACGGGGTTCGCCAACTCCATTGCCTCGGCGGCCATTGAGCACCGCGCGGAAGGGTATGTGCTGGGCGTCGGCGGCAACATGTTTAAGCTTGCCGGGTCGGTGATTGTGTTCGGCGTGGTGGCGGCGTTTGTGGTCGGTTTGGTTCGCACGTTGTTAGGACTGGAGGGGTAA
- a CDS encoding stage V sporulation protein AA, giving the protein MASANTTLYMSMKERIYVRPQTVVKVGDVATFVGDPAVIQMLRPLPLYPIQMSDGQLVVIDVMHVIDAIHRRLPHVDVVPVGPTETIIEVLYDRRRPHLLFVALTWILLFVGSGLALMNFHGDVSMEEVHRRLYFLITGEFNAEPLVLQIPYSLGIGVGMVLFFNHLFRKKLNEEPSPLEVEMFLYQQNLDQYVIANERAKREKDGP; this is encoded by the coding sequence ATGGCATCCGCAAACACCACGCTGTACATGTCCATGAAAGAGCGCATCTACGTGCGCCCGCAAACGGTGGTGAAAGTGGGCGATGTGGCCACCTTTGTGGGCGATCCCGCGGTCATCCAGATGCTCCGCCCGCTGCCGCTCTACCCGATCCAGATGTCGGATGGCCAATTGGTGGTCATCGACGTCATGCACGTGATCGACGCGATCCACCGCCGCCTGCCGCACGTCGACGTCGTGCCCGTGGGGCCGACGGAGACGATCATCGAGGTCTTGTACGACCGGCGCAGGCCGCATCTCTTGTTTGTGGCCCTCACGTGGATCCTGCTGTTTGTGGGGTCGGGACTGGCGCTGATGAACTTTCACGGCGACGTGAGCATGGAGGAAGTCCATCGGCGGCTGTACTTCCTGATCACCGGGGAGTTCAATGCGGAGCCGCTCGTTCTGCAGATTCCCTATTCCCTGGGCATTGGCGTGGGCATGGTGCTGTTTTTCAATCACCTGTTCCGCAAGAAGCTGAACGAAGAACCCAGCCCGCTCGAGGTGGAAATGTTCTTGTATCAGCAAAACCTGGACCAGTACGTGATTGCCAACGAACGGGCCAAACGGGAGAAGGATGGCCCATGA
- the spoVAE gene encoding stage V sporulation protein AE, with the protein MEYVTAFVVGGLICVIGQLLMDLTTLTPAHVMSILVVAGAVLDGFGLYEPLIDFAGAGATVPITSFGNALVHGALAEAERHGIIGIITGIFEVTSAGISAAIIFGFLSALLFRPKG; encoded by the coding sequence ATGGAGTACGTGACGGCCTTTGTCGTGGGCGGGCTGATCTGCGTCATCGGCCAGCTGCTCATGGACCTGACCACGCTCACCCCGGCCCACGTGATGAGCATCTTGGTGGTGGCCGGAGCCGTGCTCGACGGCTTCGGGCTGTACGAACCGCTGATCGATTTTGCCGGGGCCGGCGCGACGGTGCCGATCACCAGCTTTGGCAATGCCCTCGTTCACGGGGCGCTGGCGGAGGCCGAACGGCATGGGATCATCGGGATCATCACCGGGATTTTTGAAGTGACCAGCGCCGGGATTTCCGCCGCCATCATCTTCGGCTTTCTCAGCGCCCTGCTGTTCCGGCCGAAGGGGTAA
- the spoVAD gene encoding stage V sporulation protein AD: MRDERVRLGRQTWQFTGDVRIVSSAVAVGPKEAQGPLAKEFDLVFDDLYLGEKTWEKAERKLLELAVQKAIDKGALANEEIDVIVAGDLLNQIISATFATRSLQFPYLGVYGACSTSMEALALAAALVNAGYASYAVAACSSHNCTAEKQYRYPTEYGGQKPPYAQWTVTGAGAAVVGKGARGPRITHATIGKVIDWQQKDPFDMGSAMAPAAADTIATHFRDTARTPQDYDLIATGDLASVGTPLVRELLAEMGYDIGSVHRDCGLMIYRPDQGVFAGGSGCASSAVVTYSHIVNGLNNGTYRRVLIVATGALLSPLTYQQGESIPCIAHAVALESTATAKEGSA; the protein is encoded by the coding sequence GTGCGCGACGAGCGGGTGCGGCTGGGCCGCCAGACGTGGCAGTTTACGGGCGACGTGCGGATCGTCTCCAGCGCGGTGGCGGTCGGGCCGAAGGAAGCCCAGGGTCCCCTGGCCAAAGAATTTGATCTCGTGTTTGACGACCTGTACCTCGGGGAGAAAACGTGGGAAAAGGCGGAGCGGAAGCTCTTGGAGTTGGCCGTGCAGAAAGCCATTGACAAGGGAGCCCTGGCCAATGAGGAGATCGATGTCATCGTTGCCGGTGATCTCTTAAACCAGATCATCTCGGCAACCTTTGCCACGCGGAGCCTGCAGTTTCCCTATTTGGGCGTGTACGGGGCGTGCTCGACGTCGATGGAGGCGCTGGCCCTCGCCGCGGCGCTCGTCAATGCGGGGTATGCGTCCTATGCCGTGGCCGCCTGTTCCAGCCACAACTGTACGGCGGAAAAGCAGTACCGGTACCCGACCGAGTATGGCGGCCAAAAGCCGCCGTACGCCCAGTGGACGGTTACCGGAGCCGGGGCGGCCGTCGTGGGCAAAGGGGCACGAGGGCCGCGCATCACCCACGCCACCATTGGCAAAGTGATCGACTGGCAGCAAAAGGATCCCTTCGACATGGGTTCGGCCATGGCGCCCGCCGCTGCCGACACCATCGCCACCCATTTTCGCGACACGGCGCGCACGCCGCAGGACTACGATCTTATTGCCACGGGTGATCTGGCCAGCGTGGGCACGCCCCTCGTGCGGGAGCTGCTGGCCGAAATGGGGTACGACATTGGATCGGTTCACCGCGACTGCGGGCTGATGATCTACAGGCCGGATCAGGGCGTGTTTGCCGGCGGCAGCGGATGCGCCTCGAGCGCCGTGGTCACCTACAGCCACATCGTCAACGGGCTGAACAACGGCACGTACCGCCGCGTGCTCATCGTGGCGACCGGAGCGCTGCTGAGTCCCCTCACCTACCAGCAGGGCGAATCGATTCCCTGTATCGCCCATGCCGTGGCCCTTGAATCGACGGCAACGGCCAAGGAAGGGAGCGCGTGA